The segment GCCGTCGCCAGCGCCGGCGACGACGAGCCTCGGGTACTTTTCCATCAGTTTTGCGGCCGCCGCCTCCGCCACCCCCGGCTCGCCGCCGAGCATCCATACGCGCCACCCGTTCTGTTCGGCAAGGCGGCAGAGATGTTCGGTGAATTCTACACCAGGAATGCGTTCCTGTACAGGGGTCCCGTTAAGTTTAAGAGCTCCGGCGAGCCCGGCGCCGTCGGGCAGCACAAGCCCGGCCCCGCGTACGATCCTTCTGTATCTTTCGTCCGTCCTGCTCCTGAGAGCTGCGAGCGCGTCGGGCGTTACGATTATATGAGGGGCGCGTTGGGAATTCATCCAATGCTGGACGCGCGAAAGAGCGTAGTTCAGCGAGATGTTGTCGACCGTCACGCCCCAGAGGCGCGGGCGTCTGCATTCGTCGTTCATATTTCCCCGCTGACGTTTAAAGGAATACCCCACCCAAATCACCCCGAAGATCGCACACACGGCGGCAAGAAGATAAAAGAAATCCGGAAATCCGATCTGTATCGCGGAGACGAGACAGCCGAGCAGAGCGCATACTGCGACTACGAAATGTATCGCGACCGGATGCGAGTAGCCGTGCATTATCAGCTTTCTGTAAAGCATCAGGTTGGCCGCCGGCCGCGGCGAGAAAAAGGCGCTTACGACGCCCACTGAAGCCTCGGTTATCGGCAGCGCGAAAAATCCGAGAGGGAGCAGCGCGAGAGTGTAAAAGGTTATCCCCTTGCTCACGCCTAAGATCGAAAGCCCGGCGAATAGCGTCCCCCAAAGCCCCGTAAGAGGCTCAGTGAGGCGGCGGTAGGCATATATGTGCCTGTTCCAGAAGACGATTAGCATCACGAGCCCGATGACGCAGATCTGCGACGCGTCGCGCAAGCTCTGCGAAGAGGTGAGAATCACGACGGATATCATCGTCCAGCTCACCGTGAGCAAAAGGCCGCAGAGTCCGGGGATCTCGTCGATCTCCTGAAAAAATATCGGGAATATCCCTACCCAGATCGTGCTTATCGCGATAGAAGCGAAGTACGAAAGGTAATAATACTGCCCACCGGCGTATTCGATGAACGCGATGCGCGGTCCGAAGAGCGAAAACACGAGCCCTACTAGAAAGTACAGGCAGCGCAGATTCTTCCCGCGCGTCGCTCTCTGGCAGAAGCCTATACAGGCCGAGGCGACGCCGGCCGCGACGGTGATGCGCAGCGGGCCGTCGGGCATCCATATGCCGCAAAGGGCCCACGCCCCTATCAATGTGATGTCCTTCAGGTAATAATACTGGTCGCTTTCAAGATATTTCTTGAAGAATTTTTGAATCATAACGCAGATCAGCGCGACCATTAGAATCATAATTACCGTTGTGCCATGTGTGCCGACCATATAAAGCCATTCTCCCGTCAAAAGATATAAAGCCTAACGTTAGGTATATCCTACCATAAAACAAGGAAGCCGCAAGATTTTTCCCGGCGGCTCCCAAACTTTATCTCCTTTTTCCGTCAAGCGCTTATCTTTTCCATGCCCCCGACGTAGGGGCGGAGCGCTTCGGGAATCGTTACCGAGCCGTCGGCGTTCTGATAGTTCTCTATGACGGCTATCAGTGTGCGTCCTATTGCGAGCCCCGAGCCGTTCAGCGTGTGGACGAAGCGGGGCTTGCCCCCGTCGGCCGGCTTGTACTTAAGCCCCATGCGACGCGCCTGGAAATCTTCGCAGTCGCTGCAGGAGCTTATCTCGCGGTAGGTGCGCTGCGACGGCAGCCAGACCTCGACGTCGTAAGTTTTCGCGGCTCCGAAACCCATGTCGCCAGTGCAGAGGAGTATCACTCGGTAAGGAATGCCGAGCAGCTGAAGGACCTTTTCAGCGCAGTTCGTCATATGCTCGAGCTCTTCGTAGCTCTTCTCGGGCGTCGATATCTTCACCATTTCGACCTTGTCGAACTGATGCTGGCGCAGCATGCCACGC is part of the Synergistes jonesii genome and harbors:
- a CDS encoding WecB/TagA/CpsF family glycosyltransferase, yielding MVGTHGTTVIMILMVALICVMIQKFFKKYLESDQYYYLKDITLIGAWALCGIWMPDGPLRITVAAGVASACIGFCQRATRGKNLRCLYFLVGLVFSLFGPRIAFIEYAGGQYYYLSYFASIAISTIWVGIFPIFFQEIDEIPGLCGLLLTVSWTMISVVILTSSQSLRDASQICVIGLVMLIVFWNRHIYAYRRLTEPLTGLWGTLFAGLSILGVSKGITFYTLALLPLGFFALPITEASVGVVSAFFSPRPAANLMLYRKLIMHGYSHPVAIHFVVAVCALLGCLVSAIQIGFPDFFYLLAAVCAIFGVIWVGYSFKRQRGNMNDECRRPRLWGVTVDNISLNYALSRVQHWMNSQRAPHIIVTPDALAALRSRTDERYRRIVRGAGLVLPDGAGLAGALKLNGTPVQERIPGVEFTEHLCRLAEQNGWRVWMLGGEPGVAEAAAAKLMEKYPRLVVAGAGDGFFKPEESGSRCEAIRAAETDILFVGLGVPKQEYWLDEYFAATGAVVGMGIGGSMDVISGKLARAPKLWQSLCLEWLYRAIQEPWRWRRLSKLPLFVWYFLLTRLHIDGYKDGAGDE